GGCCCCTGGCCGTGCCGTTCGCCGGTGAACTCCAGGCCCAGCCCGGCGTAGAAGGCGCGGACCTCCTCCAGCCGGTCGGTGTAGACGACGACCAGGTCGAGGGTGATCATGACAAGCCTCCAGGCCGTGAGCGGGGCGGGGACGCGCCCGGGGGGCTCGCGCGTCCGGTCGCGTGGCGGTGGGGCGATCACGCGGTCATGGCCGCAGGCGGGGATCCGCGGCCGGGCGGGCGAAGATCCCCGCTAGTGTGGCAGGGTTGCCGGCGAGCGGCGTACGGATGACGGGGAGGCGACCCGATGACGGCGGTTCTGGAGGTCACGGCGCGGGCGCTGCTACGGCGCGTGGCGATCGAGCAGTCCGAGGCGCGCGTGCCCTCGCTGGCCGTCACGGTGGTCCGCGACGGGGCGCCGGCCTGGTTCGCCGCCCGCGGCGCCGTCGAGGGCGCCGCCCCCACCCGCGACACCCAGTACCGCATCGGCTCCATCACCAAGACCATGGTCGCCACGATGGTGATGCGCCTGCGCGACGAGGGCGCGCTCGATCTCAACGACCCGATCGGCAAGCACGTCCCGGCGACCCCGGTCGGCGAGGTCACCGTCGCCCAGTTGCTGTCCCACACCGGCGGCCTGACCGCCGAGCCCCCCGGCCCGTGGTGGGAGCGCACCCCCGGCGTGACCGCCGAGGCGTTGACCGGCTCGCTGGACGCCGAGACCGCCCGCCACCGCCCCGGCCGCAGGTTCCACTACTCCAACGTCGGCTTCGCGCTGCTCGGCGAGCTGGTCGCCCGCCACCGCGGCGTCGGCTGGGACGAGGCGGTGACCGAGGAGGTCCTGCGCCCGCTCGGCATGAACGACACCACCCCCCGGCCCCGTGAGCCGCACGCCCGCGGCTACGCCGTGCACCCCTTCGCCGACGTGCTGCTGCCCGAGCCCGAGCACGACGCCGGAGCCATGGCCCCCGCGGGCCAGATGTGGTCCACCCCGGCCGACCTGGCCCGCTGGGCGGCGTTCCTGGCCGCGGGCGACGCGCGCGTGCTGCCGGCCGCGACGCTCGCCGAGATGCGCGAGCCCGCCGCCGTCGTCGAGGACGGCGAGGTCTGGAGCGCCGGTTTCGGGCTCGGCGTGCAACTGCTGCGCCACCGGGGGCGGCGCCTGGCCGGGCACGGCGGGTCGATGCCCGGGTTCCTGGCGGTGGTGTGGGTCGACCCCGCCGACCGCACCGGCGTGGTGTGCATGGCCAACACCACCTCGGGGCTGCGCGGCTCGATCGCCACCGACCTTCTGGACATCCTGGACACCCACGAGCCGGCCATCCCCGCCGAGTGGTCGCCCGCGGCCGCCGACCCGGAGCTGCTGGAGCTCACCGGCCCCTGGTACTGGGGCCCGGCCGCCTACCTGCTGCGGCTGCTGCCCGGCCGCGACCTGCAGCTCACCCCGCTCGGCCCGCACGGCCGCGCCTCCCGGTTCGCCGCCCGCGCCGACGGCACCTGGCTGGGTCTGGACGGCTACTACGCCGGCGAGGTCCTGCGCGTGGTGCGCCGCCCCGACGGCACCGCCAGCCACATCGACCTCAACACCTTCATCTTCACCCGCCGGCCCTACGACCCCGCCGCGCCCGTGCCCGGCGGGGTGGAGGAGGGCGGCTGGCGCTGATCCCGCCGCCGGCCCCCGCGATCGGCGCTCCCGCCGGCGCGGCGTGGGGTACATTCTGATGTCCTGAAAAGGGGCACCTCAGGGGGCCGTCGCGGGGCGGGGAAGGGCCGATCGGGAGCATGGCGGGAACCGCGGGCGTGGAGGAGCTGCTGCGCGAGCTGGCGCCGCAGGTCCTGGGCGCGCTGATCCGCCGCCACGGCCACTTCGACACCGCCGAGGACGCCGTGCAGGAGGCGCTGCTGGCCGCCGCCCTGCAGTGGCCCGGTGAGGGCGTGCCCGGCAACCCCAAGGCGTGGCTGATCACCGTCGCCTCCCGCAGGCTCACCGACCAGTGGCGCAGCGACCACGCTCGCCGCGCCCGCGAGGTCACCCTGGCGGCGATGACCCCGGCGAAGGACGCCGCGCCGCCCGAGCCCGGCGAGTGGACTCCCGACCAGGACGACACCCTCACCCTGCTGTTCCTGTGCTGCCACCCGGCGCTGACGGCCGCCTCGCAGATCGCGCTCACCCTGCGCGCCGTCGGCGGCCTGACCACCGCCCAGATCGCCCGCGCGTTCCTGGTGCCCGAGGCGACCATGGCCCAGCGCATCAGCAGGGCCAAACAGCGCGTCAAGGCCACCGGCATCCCCTTCGCCCCGCCCCCGGCCGCCGAGCGGGCCGCCCGGCTGGCCGCCGTGCTGCACGTGCTGTACCTGATCTTCAACGAGGGGTACACCGCCAGCTCGGGCCCCGACCTGCACCGGGCGGAGCTGACCGGCGAGGCGCTGCGCCTGACCCGGGCGGTGCGCCGCCTGCTGCCCGAGGACGGCGAGGTCTCCGGGCTGCTGGCGCTCATGCTGCTCACCGAGGCCCGCCGCCCGGCCCGCACCGGCCCCGACGGCGCGCTGATCCCCCTGGCCGAGCAGGACCGCGCGCTGTGGAACCGTGGCCACATCGCCGAGGGCGTGGCGTTGATCACCGAGGCGCTGTCGCGGGCGCCGCTCGGCCCCTACCAGCTCCAGGCGGCCATCGCCGCGGTGCACGCCGAGGCGCCGGAGGCCGCGCTGACCGACTGGGCGCAGATCGTCGAGCTGTACGGGCTGCTCGGCCGGATCGACCCCAACCCGGTGGTCACCCTCAACCACGCGGTCGCCGTGGCCATGGTCAAGGGCCCACGGGCCGGGCTGGACCTGCTGGCCGATCTCGACGGCGACGAGCGCATGGCGGGCTCGCACCGGCCGGACGCCGTGCGCGCCCACCTGCTGGAGATGGACGGCGACCTGGACGGCGCCCGCGCCGCCTATCGCGCCGCCGCCCGCCGCACCACCAGCCTGCCCGAACAGCGCTACCTGGACTCCCGCGCCGCCCGCCTGACCCACTGAGACCGACCGAGCCCCCGCCGGCCGTGCCCGCCGTCCGGGGGGCTGCCCCGCTGCGCGCGACCGGTGCGGAGGTGGTCCTCACGGTCGGGGCGCGACTCCGTGCCCGCGATCCGCCCAGGCGAGCGAGCTCACCGCCGACCTCGGCCGCGAACGAGCCCAGCACCCGGCGAAGACCATGACCCACGTCCTGCACCACTCCAAGCCGCCTCCAAATCCCCTCCAAACACCCAGGAGCAGCCTGAACACGTCGCAATCGATGAAGGGCAGGAACAGATGGGCGTCAACACCCAGGAGGACGAACGCGACATCCTCCTGGCCGCCCTCGCCGAACACCGCGCGGTCCCGCTGGAACACCTCGACGACGAGGAGGCCACCCTCCTCCCGCTCGCGGCCGAGCACAGCACCGAGCGGGAGGGGGCCTCCCTGGGCGATCACCTGGTGAAGAACACGCCCGAGCGCACCCTGCTCACGGTCTTCGGCGCCGTCCTGGAAGACGCGAACCCGGCCGAGCGCGCCCTGGTCCTCAGCGGCCCCGCGCCGGTCCGTGTCATCTGACACGTCATCGGCCGCCCCCGCCACATCCGCCGCGTCCGCGGCTGAACCCTGCCCCGCCCCTGGTTCGCACGTCGAAGGAGAAGATTCATGTCGCTGAGGACCCTCAACACCTTCCTGGCCACCGCCGGAGTCCTGTTCATCCTCTACATCGGGGTGTCCTACGTTCTGACCCCCGAGACGACCGCCCCGGGCTTCGGCCTGCCGAACCGGCCCTCCGGCGACGGCGACGGCTTCCTGATCCTGAAGGGCATCCGCGATATCACCTCAGGCCTGGTCCTGGGCATCCTGCTGCTGACGGGCCACCGCCGGGCCCTGGGCTGGGTCCTGCTGATGGAGGCCGTCACCCCGTTCGGCGACATGATCGACGTGCTGGCCCACCACGGCTCCACGGCAGCCGCGTTCGGCGTCCACGGCCTGACGTCGGCGCTGATCGTGGTCACCGGCCTGCTGACCCTCCGCGAGACCGGCAAGGCCCGCAAAGCCGGCGAGGCCGTCGCGCGGCCCGCCTGACTCGCAGTCCCGCTACGGGCGGCGACACCCTCCACCGGTCCCTTTTCGCCGCGAGGCTTCCCCGGGCGGGACGTGCTCGCCGGGTTCACGGGGCGGCGAAGGCGTCCAGGGCGGTGCGGATCTCGCGGCGCATCGTGTCGCTGCCCATGTGGCCGGCGTCGTCGACGACGACCAGCCGGGCGTCCGGCCAGGTGCGCGCCAGGCGCCAGGCGGTGTCCAGGGGGCTGCTCAGGTCCAGGCGGCCGTGGATCAGCACGCCGGGGATCCCGGCCAGCCGGCCCGCCTCGCGCAGCAGCACCCCCTCCTCCAGCCAGGCGCCGTGCGCGAAGTAGTGCGCGGCCAGGCGCACCAGCGCCAGCCGGTCGGCCGAGGGCTTGGAGCCGTAGGGGGCGGGCGGCGCGCCGGGCTCCATGGAGACCACCGCGTCCTCCCAGGCGCACCAGTCGGCCGCCGCCCGGGCCCGCACGGCCGGGTCGGGATCCTCCAGCAGGCGGGAGTAGGCCGCGATCAGGTCGCCGTCCCCGGACAGGCCGGAGGCGGCCCGGAACCGCTCCCACTGCTCGGGGAAGAACCTGCCGACCCCCCGGTACAGCCAGTCGATCTCCGAGCGGCGGGTGGTGGTGACGTCGAAGATGACGATCCCGCCGACCCGCTCGGGGTGGCGTTGGGCGTAGGCCAGGATCAGCGTCGAGCCCCACGAGCCGCCGAACAGCACCCAGCGCTCCACGCCCAGGTGCTCGCGCAGGCGCTCCATGTCGGCGATCAGGTGGTCGGTGGTGTTGCGGCGCAGGGAGGTGGCGGGGTCGGCGGCGTGCGGGGTGCTGCGCCCGCAGCCGCGCTGGTCGAACAGCACGGCGCGGTAGCGGCCGGGGTCGAAGTAGCGCCGGTAGCCGCTCCCGGCTCCGCCGCCGGGGCCGCCGTGCACGACCAGTGCGGGCCTGCCGGCGGGATCGCCGCAGGTCTCCCAGTAGACGCGGTCGCCGTCGCCGGTGTCGAGCATGCCGTGCGCGTAGGGCTCCACAGGGGGGTACAGCGCGTCCATGGCGGGGGTTCCCTTCCTCGATACAACAGTGCTGTTACATTATGGGGGTGTCCACTCCCGGCCCGGGCCCGCACGGCCCCGCGTTCCTCGGCACCCGCCTGCGCCACCTGATCGACCTGCTGGACGGCGAGGTCGCCGCCGTCTACGCCGGGCTCGGCCTGGCCGGGTTCCGCCCGCGCTACACCCCCATGCTGCGATCCCTGGCCGACTCGGGCCCCGCCTCCATCCGCGACCTGGCCCGCGCGGCCGGGGTGACCCACTCGGCGGCCAGCCAGACCGTCGCCCAGATGGCCAAGGACGGCCTGGTCACGCTCACTCCCGGCGCCGACGCCCGCGAGCGCGTCGCCGGCCTGACCCCCAGGGCCGAGGAGCTGCTGCCCCTGCTGCGCGCCGAATGGGACGCCACCGCCGCCGCGGCGGCCGAGCTGGAGGCCGAGCTGCCCTACCCGCTCAGCCGGCTGATCGAGGACACCCTGCGGGCCCTGGACCGCCGTCCGCTGCGCACCCGCATCACCGACGCCGACCCGGCCCTGCTCCCCCGGGACCGGCCCGGCGGCACGCCGCACCGGCGATGACGCCCGCCGCGCGCCGCGATTCCCCCACGGTGGCATTCCCCGTGGAAAACGGCGCGCGGTGACGGAGCGGCGTCGAATCGTGAGCCGCGAAATTCTCCGCAGAACGCCGGTTGCCCCGGCGCGGCGGCCGCACTAGGGTTTTCTTCGTGACTGCCGGGTCGGCCATGGGCCAAAAGCGAGAGAGTCACCCGGCCTCCACGTGAGCGCCGGGCGGGCCAGAGCCCCGCCTCCCCCTCATCCGCGCATTTCCTCCCGCATTCCCCCGCCTCGCCGGCACCGCTTCCACCTGCGGTTCCCATGCCACGACGCCGGTGGGACGGTCGCGGGCCGGAGGCGAATTCCCGCGCGATAGGACCGGAATTCGCGCGCGCGACCGCATTTACCACCCCCATGGCGCGCGACGACGCCGTGAGGTAATCCCGACCGCCCGCCGGGCGGTTCTTCGCCATGCCCGCGAACGGTTCGCGGCGGCCCAGGAAACGGAGAACACCACCACAATGCCCATTGATTTCAACCAGCAGGTCATCGAGGAGTTCCGCGCCCGGCAAGGACAGGTCGGCGGGCCCTTCGCGGGCGGGCGGCTGCTGTTGCTGACCACCACGGGAGCGCGGTCAGGACGCCCGCACACCACGCCCCTCGCCTATCTGCCCGACGGCGTGGAGCGCACCCTGGTCATCGCCTCGGCCGGCGGCTCGCCCCGCCACCCCGACTGGTTCCACAACGTGCTCGCCGACCCCGAGGTCACGGTCGAGTTCGGCCTGTTCACCGTCAAGGCCCGCGCCGTGGTCCTGCAGGGCGAGGAACGCGACCGGCTGTTCGCCCGCGCCGCCGAGGCCGACCCCGGCTGGACCGGCTACGAGGCCAAGTCCGGGCGGGCGCTGCCCGTGGTCGCCCTGTACCAGATCATGGACGGGCCGCCCAGGGCCGGCTCGTTCGGCGCGACGCTCAAGCTCATCCACGAGTCCTTCCGCAGGGAGCTCGCCCTGATCCGCCAGGACGTCGCCCGCTCGGGCCCGGTGCTGGGCGCCCAGCTGCGGGTCAACTGCCTGACCGTCTGCCAGGGCCTGCACCACCACCACGTCGGCGAGGACACCGGCATCTTCCCCTACCTCGGCGAGCACCACCCCCACCTGGCCCCGGTCCTGGAGCGGCTGGGCCGCGAGCACGAGGCGATCGCGGCGCTGATGGAGCAGCTCAAGGCCGTGCTGTCCGCCGCCGCCGCCGACCCCGCGCGCCTGTCGCAACAGGTCGAGCGGCTCACCGCCGAACTGGAGGCCCACCTGGACTACGAGGAGGAACACCTGGTGCCGCTCCTGGACGCCCCGGCCCCCTGACCGGCCGCCCCGATATTCGATGGCGCCGCCCGGACGCGGCTTGGTTGGGTTGCCCGCATGAGCGGATTCGACGACCCGGCCTTCTTCGGCGAGCGCTACGCCCACGAGTACGACGAGCGTCATCCCCTGGACCCGGCCCCGGCCGTGGAGTTCCTGGCCGCTCTGGTCCCCGGCGGCGGCCGGGTGCTGGAGCTGGCCAGCGGCACCGGCCGCGTCGCGGTGCCGCTGGCCCGGCGCGGCCTCGCCGTCGAGGGCGTCGAGGCCTCCGAGGCCATGACCGAGCGGATGCGCGCCAAGCCCGGCGGCGCCGCCATCCCCGTGACCACCGGCGACATGGCCGACGTGCCCGTCCAGGGCCCCTTTCGGCTGGCCTACCTGGTGTACAACACGCTGTTCAACCTCACCAGCCAGGACCGGCAGGTCGACTGCTTCCGCAACGTGGCCAAGGTCCTGGCCCCGGGCGGCCTGTTCGTCGTCGAGGCCTTCGTCCAGGACCTGACCGGGTTCCGGGACGACCAGCTCGTCGCGACCCGGTCCCTGACCGACGACTCGGTGGACATGGAGTTCCAGCGGCACGACCCGGTGCGTCAGGTCATCACCTACCAGCGGGTCGCCTTCGAGGCGGGACGCACGACGCTGCGTCCCCTGCGGCTGCGCTACTGCTGGCCGAGCGAGCTGGACCTGATGGCCCGGCTGGCCGGGATGCGGCTGCGGGATCGGTACGCCGGCTGGGACCGCGCCCCGTTCACCGCGGCCGACCGGCAGCACGTCTCGGTGTACGAGCGGACCTGAGGCGGGCGGTTGGTAGGGTGAGGGCACGCCCCGCGGGACGGGGCCACGGCGGTGGGGCCCGCCGTCCTCGCACCTCGCGAAGAGGCGGCGCAGGGAACCGCGACCGTCGCTCGCCAACGGTCCCTACCAGAGGTGATGTCGTGCTGCTGGTAGGAGGATTCACATGTCGCGTCACGACCCCGGCCGTCCCGTCGACTCCGACGTCGATCTTCACCAGCCCGCCCAGCGCGCCGAGCTCCGGCGCGCGCCGTGGGCCACGCTGGGGGTCATCGCGGCGGGCGGCGCGGCCGGGTCCCTGGCCCGCTACGGCCTCGGCGTGGCCTTCCCGCAGCCGGCGGGGGTTTTCCCGTGGACCACTCTGGCCATCAACACCAGCGGGAGCCTGCTGATCGGGGTGCTGATGGTCGCGATCACCGAACTGTGGACCGCGCCCGGCTGGGTACGGCCCCTGCTGGGGGTCGGAGTGCTCGGGGGATTCACCACCTTCTCCACCTATGTCGTGGACATCGGGCGGCTGCTGGCCGGCGGGCAGGCCCGTGCGGCGATGGCGTACCTGCTGGTCACGCCGGTGTTGGCGCTGGCGGCGGTGTGGGCGGGCAGCGCGGCCACCCGGAAGGTCGGCGCCCGCGGGGAAGGAAGCGCGCGATGAGGCCGCACGGCGCCGCGCTGCGGCTGACGGTGCTGGTCGGCGAGACCGATCTGTGGCATCACCGGCCGCTGTACCACGAGATCGTGCACCGCGCGCACGCGGCGGGGCTGGCCGGGGCCAGCGTGTTCCGCGGCGTCGAGGGGTACGGCGCCTCCAGCCTCATCCACACCACCCGCATCCTGTCGCTGTCGCAGGACCTGCCGGTGGCGATCGTCATCGTCGACGAACCCGAGCCGATCCGGGCCTTCCTCCCGCAACTGGACGAGCTGATCGGCGAAGGGCTGGTCATCCTGGACGAGGTCGAGGTGATCCGCTACGCCGGCCGCTCCCCGGGAGGCCCGCGGTGAGCGGCGCGCTCACCGGCCCGCTGGCCGTGCTGCTGGTCGCCGCCGGCGCGGCGATCGGCGCGCCGCTGCGCTACCTGACCGACCGCCTGGTCCAGGCCCGCCACGACACCGTGTTCCCGTGGGGCACCTTCGCGGTGAACATGGCCGGGTCGGCGGTGCTGGGCTTCCTGGCCGCCCTGCCGGCCGACCAGGTGGTGATGACCGGCGCCGGCATCGGCTTCTGCGGCGCGCTCACCACCTACTCGACCTTCAGCTACGAGACGCTGCGGCTCATCGAGGACGGCGCCCGCTTCGCCGCCGTGGCCAACGTGGTGGCCGGCATCGCCGCCGGCCTCGGCGCGGGAGCCTTCGGCTTCGTCCTGGCCCGCGTCGTGACCGGCTGACCGCGCCCCTCACCCCTGGCAGCCCCAGCCGCCGTCACTCGGGCGCTCCCCACCACCTCACCACCCGTGCACGCCCCGCGGGCGGCCTGTTGGTCACGGTGCGGTTCGGCCGAGGAAGTCGAGCGCGCGGCGCATGAGCAGCGCGCTCGCCTGGGCGTCGAAGAAGGGCAGGCCGGCGTCGGCGAACAGGTGCCGGTCACCCGGATAGAGGCACAGCTCGCCGTGCTTCGCCGAGGCGACCAGCGTGCGGGCCGCGTCCAGGTCCCCCTCGCCGGCGAAGAACGGGTCGGCGTCCATGCCGTGGATCTGCACGGGCAGCTCCTGCGGCCACTCCGCGGCGGGTAGGCAGGCCTCCAGCAGCAGCGCCCCGCGGGCCCTCGGCCGGGTCTGTGCCAGCGTCTGGGCCGGTATGACGCCGAGCGACCAACCGGCGTACACCATCTCGTCCGGCAGGGTGTCGGCAGCGCGGACGCCCTGCTCGAGAAGGTCGTCTAAGCCGATCTTCTCGGCATGGGCCTGGCCGTCGTCCAGGCGGGCGAAGGGGTGCACGGCGAAGAGGTCCGGCGGGTGCACGGTGTGCCCGGCCAGGTGTGGGACGAGCTGGCCGCCGAGGCGCAGGCGCTGGCGGCACTGCTTGCCGACCGCGAGCCGGGGGTGTACCGCCGCTATGACCGCTGGTGGTCCGATCTACCCGGTGCGGAGGTACAGATCATCCGGTAGGCGGCCCGCTGGCGATCATCGCGGCACACGGCCCAGGCGAGTGGTGCCGCGACAGCTCATGGCGCGCGCGAGCGTGCCACCCGCCGAGGCCCGGCTCGGTCCGGGGTCCCCTACAACTGGCGGCGGATCGCGTCGATCGTCGTCTCCGGCGAGGTGTTGAAGCAGAAGCGGATGCCGGGCGCCGCGGTGGCCAGCACGTTGATCAGTCGTTCGAAGAGCAGGGTGTGCTCGGGGATCGCCCGCACACCCGCTCCGATCATGGCCACGCCGAAGGAGGGCCCGGACTCCAGGCATTCGCGAACGGTCTTCTCCGCCGCATCCGGGTCGGCTCCGACGAGACAGGTCGTCACGTCGAGTCCTGCCGCTCGCAGCGCCGCGTCGCCCTGCTCGATGCGGGCCGTGAGGGTCTGCTCGTCGAGGCCGGGAAGCCGGCTGTAGTCGATCGCGCTCGGGTGCAGGCCGATGGAGATAATCTTGGTCATGTCGTCTCCTACCAGGGGATCGGGCCGTCGCCGCCGAAGAAGCCGCCGGTCGGTCCGTCCTGGTCCAGCGTAGCCAACCCGACGATCACCTCCGCGGCCTCGGCCACCGTGTGGATGCCCGTGTGATGGTTCATGTCGGTGGCGGGGTTGCCCGGGTCCGCGGCACTGATCTTGAACGTGGGCAGCGCCCGGGCGTACTGGGACACGATCACGTTGAGCGCCGTCTTGGACGAGGCGTAGTCCAGGGCCAGGAAACCGTGCTCGGGGCGGGCGGGGTCGGCGGCGTTGGCCAGGGAGGCGGCTCGCCGGGCACGAGCCGCCGGTCCGGGCGCGTCCAGATGGTCGTCCGGCCCAGCGTGCTGCGACTGCTGGACCGCATGGCGGACCTGCCCGTGCTGGTGCTGTCGGCCAAGGGAGACGTACTGGCATGGAATCCGCTGGCGGCGGCGCTGCAGGGTGACATGTCCGCCTGGCCCCGCCACCGGCGCAATCTCATCTGGCAGCGCTTTCTCGGCAGCAGCCGCTGTCAGGTCGCTCTGGACGCGGGCGAGGACGCCGCCCGCGCCTCGGTCGGCACCTTGCGCGCCGCCCAGGCCCGGGATCCCCGGGACCCCGACCTCGTCCGGCTGATCGATGAGCTGCGGCGTGGCAGTACGCGCTTCGACGAGCTCTGGAAGCGGCGGCGCTCTGCCGCGTGGCGCGCCGCGGCCAAGAGCGTCAACCATCCGGCGCTCGGGACGATCACCCTCGACTGCGACGTCCTCCTGCTCCCTGACGGCGACCAGACGGTGCTGATGTACTCCGCGGAACCGGGCTCCTCCGAAGCGGCGGCGCTCGATCTCCTGAGGGTGACCGGGCTACAGCGGTTCTGAGCCACCGCACCCGCACCCATGAGCCTTCCTGGTCAGGAACCAGGAGGCCCTCAGGAAGTCATCATGCCCGTCGCAGCACCGCGATCCGGGCGTCGCGACGGCGTCGCGGGCCGGGCCGGCTTGGTCAATCTCGGGCGTTCACTCCGGCGGCTGGGTGAGTTTGGCGGCCACGGCGTCGAGGACCCAGTCCAGG
This portion of the Sphaerisporangium krabiense genome encodes:
- a CDS encoding serine hydrolase domain-containing protein; this translates as MTAVLEVTARALLRRVAIEQSEARVPSLAVTVVRDGAPAWFAARGAVEGAAPTRDTQYRIGSITKTMVATMVMRLRDEGALDLNDPIGKHVPATPVGEVTVAQLLSHTGGLTAEPPGPWWERTPGVTAEALTGSLDAETARHRPGRRFHYSNVGFALLGELVARHRGVGWDEAVTEEVLRPLGMNDTTPRPREPHARGYAVHPFADVLLPEPEHDAGAMAPAGQMWSTPADLARWAAFLAAGDARVLPAATLAEMREPAAVVEDGEVWSAGFGLGVQLLRHRGRRLAGHGGSMPGFLAVVWVDPADRTGVVCMANTTSGLRGSIATDLLDILDTHEPAIPAEWSPAAADPELLELTGPWYWGPAAYLLRLLPGRDLQLTPLGPHGRASRFAARADGTWLGLDGYYAGEVLRVVRRPDGTASHIDLNTFIFTRRPYDPAAPVPGGVEEGGWR
- a CDS encoding RNA polymerase sigma factor, yielding MAGTAGVEELLRELAPQVLGALIRRHGHFDTAEDAVQEALLAAALQWPGEGVPGNPKAWLITVASRRLTDQWRSDHARRAREVTLAAMTPAKDAAPPEPGEWTPDQDDTLTLLFLCCHPALTAASQIALTLRAVGGLTTAQIARAFLVPEATMAQRISRAKQRVKATGIPFAPPPAAERAARLAAVLHVLYLIFNEGYTASSGPDLHRAELTGEALRLTRAVRRLLPEDGEVSGLLALMLLTEARRPARTGPDGALIPLAEQDRALWNRGHIAEGVALITEALSRAPLGPYQLQAAIAAVHAEAPEAALTDWAQIVELYGLLGRIDPNPVVTLNHAVAVAMVKGPRAGLDLLADLDGDERMAGSHRPDAVRAHLLEMDGDLDGARAAYRAAARRTTSLPEQRYLDSRAARLTH
- a CDS encoding DUF4267 domain-containing protein, yielding MSLRTLNTFLATAGVLFILYIGVSYVLTPETTAPGFGLPNRPSGDGDGFLILKGIRDITSGLVLGILLLTGHRRALGWVLLMEAVTPFGDMIDVLAHHGSTAAAFGVHGLTSALIVVTGLLTLRETGKARKAGEAVARPA
- the pip gene encoding prolyl aminopeptidase gives rise to the protein MDALYPPVEPYAHGMLDTGDGDRVYWETCGDPAGRPALVVHGGPGGGAGSGYRRYFDPGRYRAVLFDQRGCGRSTPHAADPATSLRRNTTDHLIADMERLREHLGVERWVLFGGSWGSTLILAYAQRHPERVGGIVIFDVTTTRRSEIDWLYRGVGRFFPEQWERFRAASGLSGDGDLIAAYSRLLEDPDPAVRARAAADWCAWEDAVVSMEPGAPPAPYGSKPSADRLALVRLAAHYFAHGAWLEEGVLLREAGRLAGIPGVLIHGRLDLSSPLDTAWRLARTWPDARLVVVDDAGHMGSDTMRREIRTALDAFAAP
- a CDS encoding MarR family winged helix-turn-helix transcriptional regulator codes for the protein MSTPGPGPHGPAFLGTRLRHLIDLLDGEVAAVYAGLGLAGFRPRYTPMLRSLADSGPASIRDLARAAGVTHSAASQTVAQMAKDGLVTLTPGADARERVAGLTPRAEELLPLLRAEWDATAAAAAELEAELPYPLSRLIEDTLRALDRRPLRTRITDADPALLPRDRPGGTPHRR
- a CDS encoding nitroreductase/quinone reductase family protein, producing the protein MPIDFNQQVIEEFRARQGQVGGPFAGGRLLLLTTTGARSGRPHTTPLAYLPDGVERTLVIASAGGSPRHPDWFHNVLADPEVTVEFGLFTVKARAVVLQGEERDRLFARAAEADPGWTGYEAKSGRALPVVALYQIMDGPPRAGSFGATLKLIHESFRRELALIRQDVARSGPVLGAQLRVNCLTVCQGLHHHHVGEDTGIFPYLGEHHPHLAPVLERLGREHEAIAALMEQLKAVLSAAAADPARLSQQVERLTAELEAHLDYEEEHLVPLLDAPAP
- a CDS encoding class I SAM-dependent methyltransferase — translated: MSGFDDPAFFGERYAHEYDERHPLDPAPAVEFLAALVPGGGRVLELASGTGRVAVPLARRGLAVEGVEASEAMTERMRAKPGGAAIPVTTGDMADVPVQGPFRLAYLVYNTLFNLTSQDRQVDCFRNVAKVLAPGGLFVVEAFVQDLTGFRDDQLVATRSLTDDSVDMEFQRHDPVRQVITYQRVAFEAGRTTLRPLRLRYCWPSELDLMARLAGMRLRDRYAGWDRAPFTAADRQHVSVYERT
- a CDS encoding fluoride efflux transporter FluC, whose translation is MSRHDPGRPVDSDVDLHQPAQRAELRRAPWATLGVIAAGGAAGSLARYGLGVAFPQPAGVFPWTTLAINTSGSLLIGVLMVAITELWTAPGWVRPLLGVGVLGGFTTFSTYVVDIGRLLAGGQARAAMAYLLVTPVLALAAVWAGSAATRKVGARGEGSAR
- a CDS encoding DUF190 domain-containing protein gives rise to the protein MRPHGAALRLTVLVGETDLWHHRPLYHEIVHRAHAAGLAGASVFRGVEGYGASSLIHTTRILSLSQDLPVAIVIVDEPEPIRAFLPQLDELIGEGLVILDEVEVIRYAGRSPGGPR
- a CDS encoding fluoride efflux transporter FluC, producing MAVLLVAAGAAIGAPLRYLTDRLVQARHDTVFPWGTFAVNMAGSAVLGFLAALPADQVVMTGAGIGFCGALTTYSTFSYETLRLIEDGARFAAVANVVAGIAAGLGAGAFGFVLARVVTG
- a CDS encoding dienelactone hydrolase family protein, whose translation is MHPPDLFAVHPFARLDDGQAHAEKIGLDDLLEQGVRAADTLPDEMVYAGWSLGVIPAQTLAQTRPRARGALLLEACLPAAEWPQELPVQIHGMDADPFFAGEGDLDAARTLVASAKHGELCLYPGDRHLFADAGLPFFDAQASALLMRRALDFLGRTAP
- a CDS encoding MmyB family transcriptional regulator; this translates as MLRLLDRMADLPVLVLSAKGDVLAWNPLAAALQGDMSAWPRHRRNLIWQRFLGSSRCQVALDAGEDAARASVGTLRAAQARDPRDPDLVRLIDELRRGSTRFDELWKRRRSAAWRAAAKSVNHPALGTITLDCDVLLLPDGDQTVLMYSAEPGSSEAAALDLLRVTGLQRF